A genomic window from Solanum dulcamara chromosome 11, daSolDulc1.2, whole genome shotgun sequence includes:
- the LOC129873825 gene encoding probable RNA 3'-terminal phosphate cyclase-like protein, whose protein sequence is MGKVSYMKLKGSQNLRLRLLLATLSSKSIIIEDIRADATWPGLRPHEVSFLRLLEKVSDDCVVEINETGTKLKYKPGIIMGGRHLVHDCGVSRSISFFLEPLIVLGLFGKKPITIRLKGITNDSKDPSIDTFRSTTLPILKQFGVPAEGLELKIESRGVAPKGGGEVVLSVPMVPNSLKAIKWVDEGLVKRIRGVSFSTRVSVQFENTMIHAARGILNPLLSDVHIFTDHKAGAQAGMSPGYGISLVAETTSGCVISADTAVSYSRGEDDADLEDDRKDLIPAEEVGEQIASALLGEIKQGGVVDSTHQGLLFLLCALCPKDVSEVCVGKLSPYGIEALRHIRDFLGVKFVMKPDASTGTVNLMCLGSGFQNLSRKVS, encoded by the exons ATGGGGAAAGTATCTTACATGAAGCTGAAAGGTAGCCAAAACTTGAGACTACGTCTTTTACTGGCGACCCTTTCATCCAAATCAATTATCATTGAGGATATACGTGCTGATGCTACTTGGCCTGGACTTCGTCCGCATGAAGTCTCTTTCCTCCGCCTCCTTGAAAAAGTCTCTGATGATTGTGTTGTTGAAATCAATGAAACTG GCACAAAATTGAAGTACAAACCAGGAATTATTATGGGAGGAAGACATTTAGTTCATGATTGTGGTGTTAGTCGCTCCATTAGCTTCTTCTTGGAACCATTGATTGTGCTCGGTTTGTTTGGAAAGAAACCAATCACCATTAGGCTTAAAG GGATCACAAATGATTCGAAGGACCCATCTATTGATACTTTTCGATCAACTACTTTGCCTATACTGAAGCAGTTCGGAGTCCCTGCAGAAGGATTGGAACTGAAAATTGAGAGTCGGGGAGTCGCTCCTAAAGGTGGTGGTGAAGTAGTTCTTTCAGTACCTATGGTCCCGAATAGTTTAAAG GCTATTAAATGGGTTGACGAAGGTCTGGTGAAGAGAATTAGAGGTGTTTCCTTTTCAACTAGGGTCTCTGTTCAGTTTGAGAATACGATGATACACGCAGCTCGTGGAATCTTGAATCCTTTGCTTTCAGATGTTCACATCTTTACAGATCATAAAGCTGGAGCACAAGCCGGAAT GTCACCTGGCTATGGAATTTCTTTAGTTGCGGAGACTACATCTGGATGTGTTATATCTGCTGATACTGCAGTTTCTTATTCAAGGGGAGAAGATGATGCTGATCTAGAGGATGATAGGAAAGATCTGATCCCTGCTGAGGAAGTTGGCGAGCAAATTGCTTCTGCACTACTTGGGGAAATTAAACAGGGGGGAGTAGTTGATTCAACACATCAG GGACTGCTGTTTCTTCTATGCGCCCTGTGTCCGAAAGATGTTTCAGAAGTTTGCGTTGGGAAGCTGTCACCCTACGGAATAGAAGCATTAAGGCACATTAGAGACTTTTTGGGTGTTAAGTTTGTCATGAAACCTGATGCCTCCACAGGAACCGTCAATCTCATGTGTCTTGGCTCTGGATTTCAGAATTTATCCAGAAAAGTATCATGA